One Thermovirga sp. DNA segment encodes these proteins:
- a CDS encoding GIY-YIG nuclease family protein, whose protein sequence is MTGPCQNTSDPGLFYIYLLRCSDESYYCGIARDPQRRLRQHNEGRGARYTASRRPVELIYATSRGYSRAQAQVIERKAKMKPRDQKRSYLEATDVQEDRGTG, encoded by the coding sequence TTGACAGGGCCCTGTCAAAATACCTCTGATCCGGGTCTTTTTTACATCTACCTCTTAAGGTGCTCTGATGAGTCCTACTACTGCGGTATTGCCCGGGATCCCCAAAGGCGCCTCCGGCAGCATAACGAAGGCAGGGGAGCCAGGTACACCGCTTCCCGCCGGCCGGTGGAGCTCATCTATGCCACGTCCCGTGGTTATTCGCGGGCCCAGGCCCAGGTTATCGAGAGGAAGGCCAAGATGAAGCCGAGAGACCAAAAGCGTTCCTACCTTGAGGCGACCGATGTCCAGGAAGACAGGGGAACCGGC
- a CDS encoding aminotransferase class I/II-fold pyridoxal phosphate-dependent enzyme yields the protein MVISGLSKSFGLPGLRIGWVTGPREITEMSWFYHDFLSTTVTTFSDYLATKALEPGMRERIFARNRSIVRRNLATFTEWVNSHGGMLSFTPPATGCFAFVRYDLPVPSWDLVMDMVENNSIFVIPGSCFGIENHLRPNFGVDKPRLEEGLKRVDRALSKYL from the coding sequence ATTGTCATCAGCGGACTCTCCAAGTCCTTTGGGCTGCCCGGCCTCAGGATAGGCTGGGTGACCGGCCCCAGGGAGATAACTGAAATGTCATGGTTCTACCATGATTTCCTTTCCACCACGGTCACGACTTTCAGCGACTACCTTGCCACGAAGGCCCTTGAACCCGGAATGCGAGAAAGAATCTTCGCCCGCAACAGGAGCATCGTCCGGCGGAACCTGGCCACCTTTACCGAATGGGTCAACAGCCATGGGGGCATGCTTTCCTTCACCCCTCCGGCGACCGGTTGCTTTGCCTTCGTCAGGTATGACCTTCCCGTCCCATCCTGGGACCTCGTGATGGACATGGTCGAAAATAACAGCATCTTCGTCATCCCGGGCAGTTGCTTCGGCATTGAGAATCATCTTAGGCCGAATTTCGGCGTCGACAAGCCCCGCCTGGAGGAAGGGTTGAAGAGGGTTGACAGGGCCCTGTCAAAATACCTCTGA
- a CDS encoding aminotransferase class I/II-fold pyridoxal phosphate-dependent enzyme — translation MFMTNGSAEALFLIAWGLIEPGDEAAFMIPNFMLLSHVVESNGAVVRNFRLDPKQGCSLDLDSLKRALTPKTKLICVCNPNDPTGTVLSREQMGQIVEVASEAGAYLLSDEVYRGAEQIDEMTPSFWGMYDCHQRTLQVLWAARPQDRLGDRPQGDN, via the coding sequence GTGTTCATGACGAACGGGTCGGCCGAGGCCCTCTTCCTGATCGCCTGGGGGCTCATCGAGCCGGGGGACGAAGCCGCCTTCATGATTCCCAACTTCATGCTCCTCTCCCACGTGGTGGAGTCCAACGGCGCGGTGGTCCGAAACTTCAGACTTGACCCGAAGCAAGGTTGCTCCCTCGACCTGGACAGCCTGAAAAGGGCACTCACGCCTAAAACCAAACTCATCTGCGTCTGCAACCCCAACGACCCCACTGGGACGGTCCTCTCGAGGGAGCAGATGGGGCAGATCGTCGAAGTCGCCTCGGAAGCCGGCGCCTACCTCCTCTCTGACGAAGTGTACCGAGGAGCTGAGCAGATCGATGAGATGACACCAAGTTTCTGGGGCATGTACGATTGTCATCAGCGGACTCTCCAAGTCCTTTGGGCTGCCCGGCCTCAGGATAGGCTGGGTGACCGGCCCCAGGGAGATAACTGA
- a CDS encoding AbrB family transcriptional regulator: MDWALNFFLLFLIGIPGWLLFRAFRIPAAVMVGAMVSAAFFAVKGWVVPAIPEGANMLFQVALGLFVGIRFSSRTGSDLVSSLRVALLAAVWWIIFPLGLGWVMNRWSDLGLATSILGTVPGGIAEMSLLAFTLEADVALVALMQFFRVSSILFVTPVLFGKIGKIPAATDNGYSYAVNSKNDVFKQSGKPALKSGSRILTIFIAAAGGISFNWFGVPVGGFIGSMIFVAIAAAWGLPIRPLPVMVRHVAQLGLGSIIGLFATPETFSTLYGMFLTILVTTAGMLVWGVILAFIVRGINQWSLMTCLLATCPGGITQMSSIAEDLEADPIKVSLLHLVRLLTIYVILPPLIKALV, translated from the coding sequence ATGGACTGGGCCTTAAACTTTTTCCTTCTGTTTCTTATCGGAATACCGGGGTGGCTGCTTTTCCGGGCCTTCCGGATACCCGCTGCCGTAATGGTTGGAGCCATGGTCTCGGCGGCCTTCTTCGCCGTCAAGGGGTGGGTTGTGCCGGCGATCCCTGAAGGGGCGAATATGCTTTTCCAGGTGGCCCTGGGGCTCTTTGTCGGGATTCGTTTTAGCAGCAGAACCGGCAGTGACCTAGTAAGCAGCCTGCGTGTTGCTCTCCTTGCCGCGGTCTGGTGGATAATATTTCCCCTTGGCCTTGGCTGGGTGATGAACCGATGGTCCGATCTTGGGTTGGCGACCTCCATCCTTGGGACGGTGCCAGGGGGCATCGCCGAGATGAGTTTGCTGGCCTTCACCCTTGAGGCCGACGTTGCTCTGGTGGCGTTGATGCAGTTCTTCCGTGTTTCTTCGATCCTCTTCGTCACGCCGGTTCTTTTCGGAAAGATTGGTAAAATCCCCGCCGCAACCGATAACGGATACTCCTATGCCGTGAACAGCAAGAACGATGTCTTTAAACAGTCGGGCAAACCCGCGCTTAAGTCTGGCAGTCGGATCCTGACAATATTCATTGCTGCGGCGGGTGGTATTTCATTCAATTGGTTTGGAGTTCCCGTTGGTGGGTTCATAGGTTCAATGATTTTCGTTGCTATCGCAGCCGCATGGGGTCTACCCATCCGGCCCTTGCCGGTTATGGTGAGGCACGTGGCTCAACTAGGACTAGGCTCGATAATTGGACTTTTCGCAACCCCCGAAACGTTTTCGACGCTGTACGGCATGTTCCTGACCATCCTGGTTACTACTGCTGGCATGTTGGTCTGGGGTGTTATACTGGCCTTCATTGTGAGGGGCATCAACCAGTGGAGCCTCATGACTTGTCTTTTAGCCACCTGCCCGGGGGGGATCACCCAGATGTCCTCCATCGCTGAGGACCTCGAGGCTGACCCTATCAAGGTGAGCCTCCTGCACCTCGTAAGGCTCTTGACCATTTACGTCATCCTCCCCCCTCTTATCAAGGCGCTGGTCTAG